CATAATTATGTGTTTGACTCGGTGCATATTTTTCGCCAGTTTTTGCAGTGCTAGGATACAGAAATGGGGAACAAAAAAGTGTATCAGCCAAAGCACTGTACATAATTTTCACGATAAACCTTTACCAATTATTTTGAGTAATGTCGTTATTCATATTGTACTGCCCAGCAGTATAAATGTccgttttgaaatatttaggtttaagcttttgacattaaaatcataaacaaacaCTCATATTTCTGTCTCCTTTTTATTTTCAGCATATGATGACATCAAGAAAGGATATCTTTTCATTTATAATCTGCTTCAGTTCATTGGTTTCTTTCTTGTTGGATATCTGTTGCTGTCCGGACTTCAGCAACTTGGTGCTGGTACAGTAATATTGAGATACAATATATCTGCCATTGCCACTCTGTAATTTATGTCTTGGctgataaatgcacagcaattttatatgatatccgcgttcaaatttatcaaaatcgGTCTCATTTTTACCTGctattatcaaaattaaaatcagctGGCTTCAAGCAGCAGaggaatgttttgaaaaacTCAGGTATGATTTCACTGAATATTTTATCGCATTCACCAAGGACGCTTTTCCATAACAGGCAGTTTTACAACTGCCTACAATAATACAATCAAAGCAAGACAGTTTTCGTAGTGAGTCAGACGATTTGGTTCAAATGTCAAGCATGAGATTGAGAATCAAGTAGTCTGATCAAAGAGTTGATTTCCTTTTGGGACTTATTATAGTGAAGGTAGTGTTTGCTGACGATCTTGACCGCAAAACTATTGCTACAGTATGGACCACATCATGAACTtttcaccccatttccctgtatGGAGGCCCAGCTATATAAAAAACTGAAATTCTTGTCTAAAAGGAAGACATTTCACTCTTATCTAGGCCAGTAGAGTACAAGCTGCTCTAATAATGAATATATAATATCACATATGATATATAATTATTTAGAATTATAATTATGCATGCGCTGCCAGTGTACATTACAATCAAAGGGTTGCTCGGTCATCAAAAATTGTTGTTATAataccatttttagctcacatttggtgtaccaatgtgaggttatcgtataagcttaatcagttcatttgcatctgatttgcatgtctgtatgtctgtatatttgtgggtatgtgcggatgtatgtccgtcactcacaaaggctcccataccgccaaagctacgtctcagtatttggtgtacaggtagatgcaggggttgagatgtgaatttgttcaaatgaacacatcagtgtcaaaaatatgcaaatgaggtaagcaaaagtgaaatcctacaaatgtgcaggaggcatgccagCGAGAAACacgcaaactccactgatcttgactcatttcctgtcattgtttatgaactgttacatattaacagaccagctgcaaccatagacagtagatgggggaagaccgtttatactaaactaagaggggcttgtttctgctatgcatgttgctaaagttgacctccagtacctaaagttagaccttaattacttttgtcattcttgtttttctggtttaaatatttcttgttgtttttctggttgtactgtgcagaaatcattgccataacatcaacgtagaattttcctccgctgaacagatagaaacaacgtttattgttgatcattggtaacccatactgttatataccaattctgatcaaatttgagcgacaccgtataattgcggtatttttgtttgactagaaatattttatttggttgCGTTTTTGTTATGAAATCGAATAGTCAGGTGTTTTTGTGCCATTCTCATTTCTCCTTTCATTTGTAGGcaactttgatgaaatattcgaCAGAGCAGGGGGTGTTTTATCAATCTGTCAGATAGCTGCAGTCTTAGAAGTTATCCATCCTGCCGTTGGTCTGGTGAAAACAAAGTTGCACCGGCTCTTATGCAGGTATGTGAGATCGTCAAAAATTGAACACTTTTGCCATCCCTGTGAATAATGGCTTAACAACTTGCAGTTTGTGCAATCATTgggtgaaagtttcaaaatatatactttggaaaatatgtgtatttatctTTGAGTTTCACTTACCTGTAACTACAATTTACTGAAATTGCTATTCTGCTTTTGTTGTGGAGCCGAGTCAAATATCTGCAGATCTCAGCaaaaaaaatccataaaataagtTCAAGCAAAGAAAATGCAAACACACTTCTTGTAGAATTCTGCTTGACCAAAACTTTTGTCACTCGTGGAACTCATACAGTGTTCTTGTAGACTGATATAAAGGCAGAAATTGTTTATCATTTGAGCTTCCTCTAGACACTAATGAgaatgaattatgaaaatttggtTGACCAATTAGTAAGACTTCATGTGTAATGTCTATTATGTTTTAATCATTAACGATATCATAATATAGTAATGTATACGTCTTTCCTTCCTTTTCCTTGATAGCGCATCAGTGACAATATTCTGCCAATTTGGAAACCTAGTGTATAGCTCATGATCCTAGGACACCTGTAATTAGCACAAATTGTATTTTCTTGAAATGCTTTCATCAAACTGACGTGTTCTGTTCTCTGACAGGTCTATGGTCGCAATTTTCTACTGTTCTTCGTAATCATACCAGAGGCAGAGATGTACGGCAAGTCAGCCGTATTCTGGCTGTGCATGGTATGGACAATGATTGAACTGTTCAGGTACGATCACGGGTACTGGCCGATTCCTAGGATGTCTGTCACTGGCCAAAATGTTGCCTTTCGAGATATATTCAGAGAACATACAGACTGTCTTTACAAGATTTGTGGTGACTAATTTTATCTTTACACAGTTGACAATTTGATAAGTTGGTGCATTTATGAGTTGGAAATATCATAATAAGTCACCTTACCTTTTAACCTCCATAAATTCTCCTCCGATAACATGTATGGTTCAATTCccttaatataatatatatttaaatttatgcaaaagtTTATTATTTTAATAGCATTGTGGGAGTTTGTAAATCAAATATAATGACCCATTATCAGCGTGTATTGGCTTACAATCATGCACTGTGTATTCTGAAAACAAGCAAAACAATATGCATAGCTTTTCCTGTTTGCCATGTGTAATATCTGTTTTGGGTTCCATCAGATGTCCTTCTGGAAAATACACAGTCAAATTTGATATGTTCTATATGCACATGATTGTAGTTTGTGACTTTCACAGCTGCCAACAAActtacacacaaaaaaaaaccattctTCGCTGTTTGTGACTTTCACGGTTGCCAACAGACTTACActtaaaaaacaatttttttgctgTAGATATCCATTTTACATGCTGTCAGCATTGGATAAAGAAAGTCAGCTGTTGACATGGCTGAGATACACGGTGTGGATTCCACTGTACCCACTGGGATTTCTCCTTGAAGGTAAGGATTGGCTGTGTGGAGGGGTGAAGCTTAGTCCAGGCGAGGTCACAGTGAGTGCTTGGTAATTATTGAAACACTGAGCAGAAATATGACTCGTGtttgaatattgtttacatgGAAACAATAGTATCAGCATggaaaatgtaatatttgtaaaaacTCATCATATCAAGGATAATTTGCTGCCAGGTGTGTGTAccatgatttattttgtgatgcaATCTTATATGGATACAAAGTTGTGAAGTTGGGCTATACAAATGTCATGCTCTTCCCATTGTCAAAAAGTTATCAATAGTTCTACTTCAGAATAAAATAGATGATCAGTGTTCaccagactcagtacgcccaagagATTATGTGatggcatgtaaacaaaccaataTGTGCAAACACGTTTGGAAATACACACATTTCTGTATGCGTTGTGcatgtggttttgtttgtacagtTGTCCATTTCAAAATCTGGGTTTAATCCATTGTTAAATTCAGATGAGTATAGCATGTATAGTATGTTTATCATTATTTGGCATGATACAATCCATTACTCCAATTTTATTAACATATTTTGCATTTAACTATGTAGATGTCAAGGGGTGTTTAGTGAGACATCACTCATAACTAGTTTCTTAGACATTTTGCCTCAACTCAATACTAATTACCCATTGCAAAGACATTCACAAAGAATTGCCCTCGTCTTTTACAGCCATTTGTCTGTATGAAGCCATTTCACTCTATAACAAATCTGGAAAATTTTCCGTGGAACTTCCAAATGCATGGAATTTTTCATGGAACTATCCGCTATGGTTATGGATTGATCTGTGTCTCAGGTTGTTTGTTGGTAAGTATTACTTGCAGCCCTATGTCAGGATATGATCTTACCATTACGGTGATGGAGGGACCTTGGTCAGGCTCTTATTTGTGAGTCTTCAGTTCTTGGCTAGGGATCCGTGTATTCAGACCTAAAGGTCTGGATTTATGGAGGAATTAGTCTGCATAGATGACCCAAGGTGCTATCAGATGTTTTTTACCGTGAGTTGGTAGGCAACAGCCCTTGTACAGTAGAGATAGGGGAAACAAAAAAGGTACTTCTACATATGGGAACACAGAGAGGAGCAATgggaaacagagagagagagagagagggagagggtATGTGCGTATTTTGAACAGCAAAATGcctgaaagacagacagacagacacatttGGAGGGGAATTTTGAGTTCCATGATGAAAACTGCAGAACAAATGTTCAGTTTACTTTCATAGAAATGatcattgaaattttttttagaactcaaaaatgttagatatttaataacagagaaatatacacaccaaaaAAGAGGGTTATTTCACGTAATTTTCACTTAACAGATTACAAGCATAAATACGTTCTGAATTGGACTAGGGGCAATTGTGGGATCAAGAATGTTGTGTTTGATCAGCaatgtacatgcatacattgAAAGACAGAAAATAAAGTAATATGCATGTGCGTCTTCATTTCATTGCCAGGTGCTCCAATTCTTTTGAAACACATGTATGTCagtagaaaaagaaaacttGGTCCGAAGAAACAGAAAAAGAAGACTTCATAGATGTGAAGATGAAATGATAGATAGATATCAGCTGTCATGGTCAACAGGATCAGGGAAGACTTTTAAACGTAAATTCACAGAGCTTGAGGAAATATTAATTATTTAACTAtgattgacattttttttacGATATTTGAATTTGTAATTAATGATTGTTTGGTTTCAACCTCAATGAAATGCCTTCAAAttcatttttaaagtttatttgttttttatgagGAATGAAGGATTATCTGGTGTATTCTATTTCATGGGTATTTTTGTCAAGTTTAATGATGCATCGTCATCTCAACAATTTTTGTAACAGTACAATTtttatatctttttatgtcagtcaattttttcacgtT
This is a stretch of genomic DNA from Ptychodera flava strain L36383 chromosome 21, AS_Pfla_20210202, whole genome shotgun sequence. It encodes these proteins:
- the LOC139121869 gene encoding LOW QUALITY PROTEIN: very-long-chain (3R)-3-hydroxyacyl-CoA dehydratase 3-like (The sequence of the model RefSeq protein was modified relative to this genomic sequence to represent the inferred CDS: inserted 1 base in 1 codon); amino-acid sequence: MVARIIMAELPCPIVLWAQSNDNISLKVDLKDVQQQQVDITNEAVHFKGIGVGAGGEQVYEFILKFYDYVEPKESTYRVTARSVDFNIVKDGAYFWPRLAKQQKKPAWLRIDFDKWKNEDDTEEEEEVKNDMELPEDPNIALKELEKRLLDTEQASYDDIKKGYLFIYNLLQFIGFFLVGYLLLSGLQQLGAGNFDEIFDRAGGVLSICQIAAVLEVIHPAVGLVXNKVAPALMQVYGRNFLLFFVIIPEAEMYGKSAVFWLCMVWTMIELFRYPFYMLSALDKESQLLTWLRYTVWIPLYPLGFLLEAICLYEAISLYNKSGKFSVELPNAWNFSWNYPLWLWIDLCLRLFVGAPILLKHMYVSRKRKLGPKKQKKKTS